A genomic stretch from Octopus bimaculoides isolate UCB-OBI-ISO-001 chromosome 15, ASM119413v2, whole genome shotgun sequence includes:
- the LOC106879246 gene encoding hsc70-interacting protein — protein MELSPEHLKQLRSFVEACKQNSNLLYLPNLEFFRRWIEEMGGKIPAKTEEAPKAPPPQETPTEAEAEEPKQEAAEENVSEESEESEIELDDSGVVEADEDIDQRFGDETLEITDEMIELANDKRNEALDAMASGDYEKAIQLLTVAIQNNPTSANQYAKRASVFIKMLKPNAAIKDCEKAILLNPDSAQPYKWRGKAQGLLGKWEQAYQDLSTACKLDYDDDAYKMLQDVTPNAKKIQEHRRKYELKREMKEMKLRKERIRKAREEYEKAKGQSGSSGTGASTGGGFGMPGGFPGFPGAGGPGSGPGGIDISQLLSDPDICSALQDPEIAAAFQDVSSNPANIGKYQNNPKVQKVINKLAAKFGAPNPPQGGSF, from the coding sequence ATGGAATTGTCTCCTGAACATCTGAAACAACTGCGTTCTTTCGTAGAAGCATGCAAACAAAATTCCAACCTTTTATATCTGCCAAATTTGGAATTTTTCCGTCGCTGGATTGAAGAAATGGGAGGAAAGATCCCGGCCAAGACAGAGGAAGCCCCTAAAGCTCCTCCTCCGCAAGAAACTCCAACAGAAGCAGAAGCAGAGGAACCAAAACAAGAGGCAGCTGAAGAGAATGTGTCCGAGGAAAGTGAAGAGAGTGAAATTGAATTGGATGATTCCGGTGTTGTTGAAGCTGACGAAGATATTGACCAAAGGTTTGGGGATGAAACCCTGGAAATTACCGACGAAATGATTGAACTGGCAAATGACAAACGCAATGAAGCTTTAGATGCCATGGCTAGCGGAGATTACGAAAAAGCTATTCAATTATTGACCGTTGCTATCCAGAACAACCCAACATCGGCCAACCAGTATGCCAAGAGGGCCTCCGTCTTCATCAAAATGTTGAAACCTAACGCTGCAATCAAAGACTGCGAGAAAGCCATTCTACTCAACCCAGACTCAGCACAACCTTACAAATGGCGAGGCAAGGCCCAAGGTTTGTTGGGGAAATGGGAACAGGCTTACCAAGATCTCTCTACTGCTTGTAAACTTGACTACGATGACGATGCTTACAAAATGTTACAAGACGTCACCCCAAATGCGAAAAAGATCCAAGAACACAGGCGTAAGTATGAATTGAAAcgtgaaatgaaagaaatgaaactgcgGAAAGAAAGAATTCGTAAAGCCAGGGAGGAATACGAAAAGGCTAAAGGTCAGTCTGGATCAAGTGGCACAGGTGCTTCTACTGGAGGCGGGTTCGGCATGCCCGGGGGTTTCCCTGGTTTCCCAGGAGCTGGTGGTCCAGGTAGTGGACCGGGTGGTATCGATATATCTCAACTACTCAGCGACCCTGATATTTGTTCAGCACTTCAAGAtccagaaatagcagcagcattCCAAGACGTCAGTTCCAATCCAGCCAACATaggtaaatatcaaaataatccTAAAGTTCAAAAAGTGATTAACAAACTTGCTGCTAAATTCGGTGCCCCTAATCCTCCTCAGGGGGGCAGTTTCTAA